In Chlorocebus sabaeus isolate Y175 chromosome 11, mChlSab1.0.hap1, whole genome shotgun sequence, one DNA window encodes the following:
- the LOC119623208 gene encoding taste receptor type 2 member 31-like — translation MITFLPIIFSILVVVTFVIGNFANGFIALVNSTEWVKRQKISFADQILTALAIFRVGLLWVLLLNWYATVLNPAFYSVEVRTTTYNVWAVTSHFSNWLATSLSIFYLLKIANFSNLIFLHLKRRVKNVILVMLLGPLLVLACHLFVINMNEIVRAKEYEENMTWKYILRNAIYHPSMTVTTLENLVPFTLTLISFLLLICSLCKHLKKMQLHGKGSQDPSTKVHIKALQIVISFLLLSVIYFVSVIISIWSFESLGNKPVLMFCQAITFSYTSAHPFIVIWGNKKLKQTFLSVLWNVRYWVKGQKPSSP, via the coding sequence ATGATAACTTTTCTACCCATCATTTTTTCCATTCTAGTAGTGGTTACATTTGTTATTGGAAATTTTGCTAATGGCTTCATAGCATTGGTAAATTCCACTGAGTGGGTCAAGAGACAAAAGATCTCCTTTGCTGACCAAATTCTCACTGCTCTGGCGATTTTCAGAGTTGGTTTGCTCTGGGTATTATTATTAAATTGGTATGCAACTGTGTTGAATCCAGCGTTTTATAGTGTAGAAGTAAGAACTACCACTTATAATGTCTGGGCAGTAACCAGCCATTTCAGCAACTGGCTTGCTACTAGTCTCAGCATATTTTATTTGCTCAAGATTGCCAATTTCTCCaaccttatttttcttcacttaaagAGGAGAGTTAAGAATGTCATTCTGGTGATGCTGTTGGGGCCGTTGCTAGTTTTGGCTTGTCATCTTTTTGTCATAAACATGAATGAGATTGTACGGGcaaaagaatatgaagaaaacatGACTTGGAAGTACATATTGAGGAATGCGATTTACCATCCAAGTATGACTGTAACCACGCTAGAGAACTTAGTACCTTTCACTCTGACCCTGATATcttttctgctgttaatctgttCTCTGTGTAAACACCTGAAGAAGATGCAGCTCCATGGCAAAGGATCTCAAGATCCCAGCACCAAGGTCCACATAAAAGCTTTGCAAATTGTGATCTCCTTCCTCTTGTTAAGTGTCATTTACTTTGTGTCTGTAATTATATCAATCTGGAGTTTTGAGAGTCTGGGAAACAAACCTGTCTTGATGTTCTGCCAAGCTATTACATTCAGCTATACTTCAGCCCACCCATTCATCGTGATTTGGGGAAACAAGAAGCTAAAGCAgacttttctttcagttttgtggAACGTGAGGTACTGGGTGAAAGGACAGAAGCCTTCATCTCCATAA